The Archocentrus centrarchus isolate MPI-CPG fArcCen1 chromosome 5, fArcCen1, whole genome shotgun sequence genome contains the following window.
CACCAGGTTCTTGAATGAAGTCAGCGCTCGCACAAAAGTGTGTGAATTAGTACAGTAAGAGTTCCAGTGTCTCGCATCAATTCCTAAACAGCCTGAGCTGCCTGATCCAGGGCTGTGACATGTCGTCTCAAAGAAGTACTGCTTCTTGTTGACATTGTTGATTTTCACATCTGGGAGCACTGTCACCTCATTGCCTGAGATGTCTGTGGCTTTGGTCTTGTTCCCCACCCAGACACTAACACTATTACACACTGAGTACACCCCGCGGTGCTGAGGCTCCCCTGCTTGCCTGCGGGTCCTTCTGCTAGCACCCTGTGACCCTGTTGGCTCTGCATCAGGGGGCTGAGAACTGAAAAGCACTCTGGGTGAGAGGTAGTGGCGCTTGGTGAAGAGTTTGGGATCCACAATGGGGACAGAGTTGGGGTTGTCACCTGGAGCATTCTGCTGTGCCGCTGTGGCAGTGCACGAGTCCCCTCTGGTTGCAGCCACAGCCTGGGCACTGAAGAAGAGGAACAGGACCAGCATGGACGACCTCATGGGCACACAACCTGAGAGTGTCAGCAAGAACAGAAAACACTTTTTATAGCAGACATGAAGCATTTTTACACAGAGCTCCTTAAGCAGACATGAAGCAACCTTAATATTCATATGTGTAGGATGTTTCCAGGTGatagtcatctttttttttttttaaactttctttttGGTCTCTAGTAACTCCTGGGGGAAATCCGAggttctttaaatgtttttgttgtgctcACCATACATTTGCTAACTTTGTAAGTGCAATAAGATTATATCACTGCTTACAGGCTTCCTGCAGCCATGAGAGGAGGGCCAAAGCAGTAAAGCTTGTGGGCTTGAAAACCCAACACTGAGCTGAAAGTTGctataattttttctttttttagagcTGTGGGGGAGGTGCAGGATGTGACATATTACCTGTTATTATGTATATTTAACATGTCTATTTTAGCCATGTGTATGTCCTCCTTTCCCTTTGCTTACCTAGATGCTAATAATGAATTTTACATCTTTTATGCTGCAATATTAGCCTGTATGTACATCACTCCAGTGTGCACATAGTCTCACACTTTCCTTCCTCACATATTCAATCTGCAGCACGTTCAAGTGTGAGATCCACTTAATTTACGTGCTTGCAGGAGCCCTtgtttaaaggagaaaaaaaacccaaaacaaacacttttccTAACACAAGTTTAATGACTTACCCTTAACAGTTTTTACAAGCACAGTTTAAAATTCTGTGTTTGGCATTGCTAAGGGTGGAGTCTGTAAATTCTGATtaggcagctgctgcagaggctGTTGAGTCCCCAAGCTGATTTATACATGTAAACATGAAGCTGTAGTATGTTTCATATCTAatttaacaataatataaaaattacTCACATAATTACTTCCACAAAGAAGATGATAGTGAACCCACTTAATAGTCTGTGGCTGCCTAAAGACATTCTCTAGGGTTATGCAGGAATGATGAATACCCACTTCATGTGTACACCATTTATTATCCCAATGATCACTGCAGTACTGCAGTACTGAAGGCTATGAG
Protein-coding sequences here:
- the ngfb gene encoding nerve growth factor, with amino-acid sequence MRSSMLVLFLFFSAQAVAATRGDSCTATAAQQNAPGDNPNSVPIVDPKLFTKRHYLSPRVLFSSQPPDAEPTGSQGASRRTRRQAGEPQHRGVYSVCNSVSVWVGNKTKATDISGNEVTVLPDVKINNVNKKQYFFETTCHSPGSGSSGCLGIDARHWNSYCTNSHTFVRALTSFKNLVAWRLIRINVACVCVLSRKSWRQ